A single window of Populus nigra chromosome 17, ddPopNigr1.1, whole genome shotgun sequence DNA harbors:
- the LOC133677286 gene encoding calcium-transporting ATPase 12, plasma membrane-type-like — protein sequence MTSSSETSREMDPESLEVGLLGPPIPAPRNVLRSAILVLRAGHVFFSKAYNDKKETLDSPRVLLSSPSHRNLVVAEIEEISPTHQVSLDATHNDEVGNATSDIKLQHENIANIVKGRDLDSLHAFGGVRGIAEAFETDLENGITGEIADLSRRRTNAIYKTTVPAARNFLELLMKSSNRHTIFLLIVSAALSLGFGITEEGPRTGWYEGVLIILAIIILVIVPAVRDFLGENSENLLGEQRQRRKREMEVNVLRGGKQLKVRALDLVIGDIVSLEWGCPIPGDGLFVSGEYLKLDDSFPSIVNKHNPFLFYGSKVIEGQGNMLVTSMGLNTTLGEMISKASKSRRLPVQLDKVSNHTEIAGLVTSILILVVLFLRFKAGKKNEDSGVPEIKGEHKTKEVMEFIKRIVWKPSGKISTLTTCLTTFLVGVVEGVPFFISLALYYWNKKIPSTKAVVQEQLTGVTMGSVTTICFDKTSWLTMNPQEVDECWIDETVIRENSAIPKQVKDAFCIGISTSSGNDQESLISWCERKFGINMESLKQSYTIIGMKELSPGDEGNGVLVREKEGNETKKFLYWKGLAPKILKMCSRHYNSEGKLVDMDTEKRSAFEKIINDMQSKHLKTIALAYKTTDDENSEDDRLILIGLLGLKDKCWKETIEAVEACRNAGVNILLVSEDSESVIEDIAQKYGMLSGLGLLEHGGETFRSFSDEERKDVVNKICVMGNSLPSDKLLLVRCLKQQGHIVAFVGVRTDDAPSLKEADVGIVTGTGSSELVNGSAELIILDGNLGYLVWILKGGRCIYGNIHKYIQVEVTITISGLVISTVTTIFFGYAPMTAIQMIWVNVVVAVLGGLALLTEPPSQKLMQRPPIRPTEPFITEAMWRNIIIQASYQVSILLAFQFKGQAILNINEDVSKAMIFSSFLLCQLSNQFNASEQKLKNLVKGVQQNLWFWVASVLTVVLQVVFIEISHHIFGFARLNGPQWGICFLIGALSCVTDGAVNITWAVMKVKLRRSSSLAGSEHPQSTSILELPLIAENSSPPAS from the exons ATGACAAGTAGCAGCGAAACAAGTCGGGAGATGGACCCCGAATCTCTAGAGGTAGGACTGCTAGGGCCACCAATTCCAGCGCCAAGGAATGTTTTGCGGTCTGCTATCTTGGTTCTACGAGCAGGGCACGTTTTCTTCTCCAAAGCCTACAACGATAAGAAGGAGACTCTTGATTCTCCAAGAGTCTTGCTGTCATCTCCATCTCACAGG AATTTGGTGGTtgctgaaattgaagaaatctcaCCAACGCATCAAGTTTCTCTTGATGCCACTCACAATGATGAGGTCGGCAATGCTACGAGCGATATCAAACTACAACATGAAAACATTGCCAATATAGTAAAGGGACGGGACCTAGATTCCTTGCATGCATTTGGTGGCGTCCGAGGTATTGCAGAGGCTTTTGAGACAGATTTAGAGAATGGAATCACTGGAGAGATTGCAGATCTAAGTCGACGCAGAACCAATGCAATCTACAAAACAACAGTCCCTGCAGCAAGAAACTTCTTGGAGTTGCTCATGAAATCCAGCAATAGGCACACCATCTTCCTTCTCATCGTATCAGCAGCGCTGTCCCTTGGCTTCGGGATCACGGAGGAGGGCCCGAGGACTGGTTGGTATGAGGGAGTCCTCATAATTCTTGCAATCATCATACTTGTGATCGTTCCAGCAGTGCGTGATTTTCTGGGTGAAAATTCAGAGAACCTGTTAGGAGAGCAGAGACAAcggagaaaaagagagatggaAGTCAATGTTTTAAGAGGAGGAAAACAGTTGAAAGTACGAGCCTTAGATCTTGTGATTGGAGACATAGTATCCTTGGAATGGGGATGCCCTATTCCTGGTGATGGTTTGTTTGTATCTGGCGAATACTTAAAATTGGATGACAGCTTTCCATCCATTGTTAATAAACATAATCCATTTCTTTTCTATGGTTCCAAGGTGATTGAGGGGCAGGGTAACATGTTGGTGACATCCATGGGACTAAACACAACATTGGGTGAGATGATAAGCAAGGCCAGCAAGAGCAGGCGATTACCAGTTCAGCTCGACAAGGTGAGCAATCACACAGAAATAGCTGGGCTCGTAACCTCTATTCTTATCTTGGTAGTGTTGTTCCTGCGGTTTAAAGCTGGAAAGAAAAATGAGGATTCGGGCGTGCCAGAAATCAAGGGAGAACATAAGACGAAGGAGGTTATGGAATTTATCAAGAGAATTGTCTGGAAACCGAGCGGGAAAATCAGTACCTTGACAACTTGCCTGACTACTTTCCTGGTAGGGGTGGTAGAAGGAGTGCCATTTTTTATCAGCCTTGCCCTTTATTATTGGAATAAAAAGATCCCATCCACCAAGGCTGTCGTGCAAGAACAATTGACAGGTGTTACCATGGGCTCAGTTACAACTATTTGCTTTGACAAAACTAGTTGGCTAACAATGAACCCACAGGAAGTTGATGAGTGTTGGATTGATGAGACAGTAATTAGAGAAAACTCTGCAATACCTAAACAAGTTAAGGATGCATTCTGTATTGGTATCAGCACGAGCTCAGGTAACGATCAGGAATCACTGATTTCCTGGTGTGAACGGAAATTCGGGATTAACATGGAGAGTTTGAAGCAAAGTTACACCATTATCGGGATGAAAGAGTTGAGCCCTGGTGACGAAGGGAATGGAGTGTTGGTGAGGGAGAAAGAAGGCAATGAAACCAAGAAATTCCTGTATTGGAAAGGACTGGCACcgaaaatattgaaaatgtgCTCCCGGCACTACAATAGTGAAGGGAAACTAGTGGACATGGACACAGAGAAAAGGTCGgcttttgagaaaattattaatgacaTGCAGTCCAAGCATCTAAAAACCATTGCCCTTGCTTATAAGACAACAGATGATGAAAATTCTGAGGATGATCGCTTGATATTGATAGGACTTCTGGGTCTGAAGGACAAATGCTGGAAAGAGACTATAGAAGCAGTTGAAGCTTGTAGAAATGCTGGTGTCAACATTCTACTTGTCTCAGAGGACAGCGAGTCAGTAATAGAAGACATAGCTCAAAAATATGGAATGCTTAGTGGCCTAGGCTTATTGGAACATGGAGGGGAAACTTTTCGAAGTTTCAGCGATGAAGAGAGAAAGGATGTGGTCAATAAAATCTGTGTGATGGGAAACTCTCTCCCTTCTGACAAGCTCCTTCTAGTGCGTTGTCTGAAACAACAAGGCCACATAGTAGCATTCGTTGGAGTCAGAACAGATGATGCTCCCTCACTCAAAGAAGCAGACGTGGGAATTGTGACTGGAACTGGGAGTAGTGAGTTGGTCAATGGGAGTGCTGAATTGATTATCCTGGATGGAAATTTAGGCTACTTGGTATGGATTTTGAAGGGGGGGCGATGTATTTATGGCAACATTCACAAGTATATCCAAGTTGAGGTCACCATAACTATTTCAGGGTTAGTGATAAGCACTGTCACCACAATATTTTTCGGGTATGCTCCAATGACAGCGATTCAGATGATCTGGGTGAACGTGGTAGTGGCTGTCCTTGGTGGGTTGGCTTTATTAACTGAGCCCCCAAGTCAGAAACTGATGCAGAGGCCACCGATCAGACCAACCGAACCTTTCATCACAGAGGCCATGTGGAGGAATATAATCATACAAGCTTCCTATCAGGTTTCCATTTTGTTAGCCTTTCAGTTCAAAGGGCAAGCTATTCTAAATATCAACGAGGATGTTAGCAAAGCCATGATCTTCAGTAGTTTTCTTCTCTGCCAACTTTCCAACCAATTCAATGCCAGTGAGCAGAAACTGAAGAATTTAGTCAAGGGTGTCCAACAGAACCTATGGTTTTGGGTGGCCTCTGTTCTGACTGTGGTGTTGCAGGTGGTATTCATTGAGATTTCACATCACATCTTTGGGTTTGCCAGGTTGAATGGTCCGCAGTGGGGCATCTGTTTCCTTATTGGGGCACTTTCATGTGTGACAGATGGGGCTGTAAACATTACCTGGGCTGTCATGAAGGTTAAGCTAAGAAGATCAAGTTCGCTCGCTGGATCAGAACATCCACAATCTACAAGCATTCTCGAGCTTCCACTCATTGCTGAGAATTCATCACCACCCGCTTCTTAG